ggaagtcaagcaTGTTGTTTGTAAGCACCGTTTCAGGACCCCGGCCATCATAAGCTCTCACCACTGCTGTCAATGCCTGGGCAGAAATCCCATATCCACTGCATGTGAGATGCCACATAAACCGGTCAAACAAATCCACCAATGGCAGCCACATTGACATAGACTATATGTATGAACCAGCTTCCACTAACTGATTCAATTATCTTGTATTAAAGTTACTGTCATGGATTAGAAAACATAGTCCTTTTTGACTAACCTGCCCCAATCACCTAGAACCGGCCCTGCACCTGCTGCTCGGGCTTCCCTGCCATCACTGGTGAACCCATAAGCTATGGTCCCTGTCCCTGCGATGAGCACGCATCCGTGCAGCTTGCCCATGGTTCCACTGGCCAACGCCGCCACCGCGTCGTTCTCCACGAACAGCTTGACATGGCTTGGAAATATGTCCCTGAAAAAGAGTGTTTGTCTGCGCTCAGTTGGAGAGGAACTTAACTGAAAAATAGACTACAGTTTCAGTTGACAACTGTCTGAACTATAATGTTTTGCTAAATTGGGCATATCTATACTAGACTAACCTGAGCCAATCCAGCATTCTCTGCTGATCGATCGGATGGTTGACGCCTGCTACAGCCAAGCAGACTGCGCAGACATTGGATCGTCGCCGGCGTGCCTTGAGCAGCGCCTGTGACATCACTCTCTCCAGTGTCTCCCTTGCCCTGTCCTCTGAACAATCGGAACAAGAAAAGTAAACAACAGCTTCTTTTACtacttttacaaaaaaaaaaaaattattttaaccAGCAGGAAAATCCCACAGGATCGTTTACTGGTTTGTTATCCATCACGATCATTGCTTGTCACTGCAGGAAACTTGTGCAGAGCAAGGAGCTGCGATCGTTGAGCTGAGTCCAGATGCTGTTACCTCCGACGGAGTTGTGGTTGGAGCAGCCGGCGAGGGTGCGGGAGAGGACCGGGAGCGGGTCGTTGAAGGGCATGGCGGCGGGGATGCAGACGCAGACGGTGTTGCTGGCGCCGccgtcgacgccgaggatgacgCTGCCCATGCGCGGGCTCTGGCACTCCTCCACGTCCCACATGTCTCGCCCCGTGTGCCGCTGCATCTCTCCCTCTCTGCCTGAAGCACTCCCTGGCTTACACACTGGAAAAGGAAAGAGAAGGGGAccctggagaagaagaagaatcttCTCCGGCCAGGCCACCAACTGCTCGGCTAGTATGCAGCTGAGGTGAGCTTTTGCTCCATATATATGTACGTATTAGGTCGCCGTGGATGTCTAGCCGAGGCGAAAGGGACGGGGAGGAGGAAGACGAAAAATTCGGAGGGCGGCTGTCCGCACGCGCGTCCTGTGTCCAATGCCGCGACGGCAGAGTTGTTTACTAGAGGTGGCCTCTGCACTCCCAGCCTGCTTGCTTTTGTTGGTTTGCACGTCACTTGGTGGCAGGAGAAAGAGAGAGCGCCGTTCCGTTCCGCCTGGGCTCGTGTTACGCGCTGATGTTACTGACAGCACTGGTAAGAACTCCGGACCTTAGTTTACGGGATTTGTAACTTTTTGACATCCTAATGGATGACACTCCTTCGTTTGCCACTTTTATACGTGATCCTACACAATTGCCATCGCAAACAGTGAACCTCCTACGTTTTTACCATTTTTGTTGACATGGCACGCCAGGTGGGCACGCTAGCGTGGCAGTGAGCCTGAGAAGGCCTACAGAGAATGCGAAATGAtctatttacccctgttgcttcTCTCCCTCTACTTGCTGATGCGTAGGCCCCACACGTCAGCTTTGTCGTCAAACTCCAGCCATCACCCGAAGCCGAGCGACTCGACGGCGAGCGGGCTCTGGcggcggagggaggaggagcggcgCGCTGGCACCTAGGCCGTGCTGCTATAGAGCTGCTGCCTCATAAAAGCTCCCTGCGCTTGCTCTTGTTTGCAGCTTCCACGGAGGCAGGGTAGAAGACTGGAGCTTGCACGGAGCTACGACCATGATTGGAGCTCCATCGTCACCATCGATCTCCCTCATCCAGCCGTCTCTGCTACTCCCAACGGGCTCTGCGAGTTCGTAGTGGCATGATGACTTCACCCCGCTACTCGTTGGTCGGCAGCCCCTGCCCCATCGTTGTGaaccaccgccgtcgccgccattGCCGTCCCGAGGTCGAGCTCACCGATCTCTGCATACACAGCAGCTCTCGTCTCCCCGTCTCCTACGTTGGCGCCGCAAGGACCCGCCGCGTCCGTCTATCCACATCTCAGCGCCAATCTATGGCCGTTGTGGCGTCTTCCACCTCAACCGAAGCAATCCGCCGGAGAGCCTCGGTTTCTACCTGTGGCTGCATGCCACCATCCCCTCTTTGTCGCAAGAACTCCATCGACTTCGTGCGCGGTGCCTTGCTCGTCGTCCTTGGCTGCTCGACAGCCATGGAGGGATGACGAAGCTGGAGGTGCCTAGCTCCCATCCAGGTGCTGGAGGTGTGAGATGAAGTTGGAGGTGCCTGGCACCCATCTGTGGCTGGAGGTTGAAGACAAAGCTGATGTGTGGGGCCCACACGTCATCAagtagagagagaagcaacaagggtaaataggtcatttcgCATTCTCTGTAGGCCTTTTCAGGCTCACTGCCACGCTGGCGTGCCCACCTGGCGTGCCATGTCAGCAAAAATGACAAAAACGTAGGAGgttctgtcggtgttttggaaccggtgggccctcaaccaacgagtgaatttgtactgcgtgtccctaatcccggatggtgatgcaaagagacacaaggtttatactggttcgggcaatcgaggccctacgtccagtctgagagattgatcttgtattccttgcaccggagtgctcgtagtagggggttacaagctgagtgagagagggagctagccccaggtctcggcgagggtggtgcgaactgcttgggacgttgctcccaggcagcgtggaagtgcgtggttctatcggtgtgtttttcTTTCCGCccccccccagaaatggccctggctacctccttttatagttacaaggaggaagcgagaggtacatgagaaggctactatttgctgacgtattccgctcccagaagcagtatggcgtcgtgggagttcccgtcgatgtctagtcggtatggtcttcaaggctgacgacatgctgcgctcttgtacttttgttgacttggtgaagtgccgaggcctggtggctgctgtagtaggctgtgtcgagacctatcgcgctgaggccgagacccgctgtgctgaggcctgctgtgccgaggcctttagcgggtggcaatgtgaggtctgggcggccatcgtcgatagttgatttaggcggaacagtgccgaacatgcgtctacaggatacggtgccctgtatcgtcagtaagggatggtaaaaaggcgattttgaccgttgtcctgtcgaggcatactgccgatcgtggcttacgtagtgagggcagctgggtgcattaattggatgcgatagcctgccagagtgacttttgaggcggaggtgacgagattgcgggacgagcccagcctcgggcgaggcggagcatggccagttcgcccgaggccctaccgggagtctcgggcgaggcggaactcggttagttcgtccgaggctcatcgggggtctcgagcggggcggagcggtcggttcgctggtcccgaggtcacaggaacccggttctgactccccacgtcgtgtccgtccttggtgcaggagtttaggcagcacagtagtcggtaacccttgcacagtcccgtcgtggatggcagggtgctgacgtgacggacgtctggtctgccacgtcgctgcactgcgccgtcgtgtgatttgtcggagtggttgagtgcctcgatgggacgtgcggaagtgacatgctggtcgtactcggtcttgtgcgtcgtggggctccagtacggcttgatgcaggacatggcgggcgacgtgcgggttgccgtgtaatgacgtcgtagggggcagcggctctgcagatgccgaggccgagccatcgtggggggctcggtggtcatggaccctcaggctgccgagcccgtgaagcaaactgtcgaggccttggggggagttattggccttgggtactgattccgaggctacagtagcccagatgtggctccccacgctgcattgtccttggtgcaggagttggcagcatagtgaggcatgggcgtcacggtggttagtacagtggcgggtaacccctgcccagtcctgcctcctgtcccatcggccattctgctgtactgtgccgggcgtgcggctgttgtcaggggcagcagttggctgagttgacgtgacacgacgttttgccagagggacgggagaaggaggaggtagcggagtgctgccgagcccgccttgcgcgagacagagggtcggtggcccggccgaggcctttggcggagaatcggccgaggcccgcggcgatggggcctcgggcgagtcggagaatcggccgaggcccgcggcgatggggcctcgggcgagtcagaggatcggccgaggccagcagcgtttggctggtttcgatctttacgaagtctaagcagtcgttttttggatcttgcttagggtaccccttctcacggtatccgacagtagcccccgagccttagggggagtggaggcactccccctgaggttctgacgagaattggctcttgatagttcctgtcgggatggtgttttgttttcgaggtttcggtgggtgcgcgcgagcgcacccgccgggtgtagcccccgaggccctagaggagtgatttcacttctccaggggcttttttctctttcgagtggggagttacattgtgtttgccgggcccgtgggtgcgagttcggatcgcagggcctcgacgatgctgcgggaagagccccttagcctccgcctggagcgagagggccgtcaggggttcacctggctttttgtacgaccctcgcgcttccttttcgttcggaaggagggtttgtattgccgagccccctcgtgtgcgagcccaagtcgctgggtctcggcaaagttcgcaggaggagcccccgagtctctcgtgcggagggagagagcggtcagaggtccccctggcttttggttcgcccctcgcgcgtgagggtctgtcggccgaggccccctcgggtgcgaacataggtcgcggggtcttggcgtcttttgcagaaggagctccctagcctccgtacggagcgagaggaccgtcaggagttcttccggctttttgaacgaccctcgcgcttccttttcgctcggaaggagggtttgttttgccgagacccctcgtgtgcgagtctgagccgctgggtctcggcaaagtgtcgcaggaagagtcccttagcctctgtgcggagcaagagggccgtcagggattctcctgactttttattcgatcCTCGCGCtttcttttcgctcggaaggaggggtggaatgtgccacgctaccctcggtgggcgcgagcgatggcacttccggtgagctgttatcgggtaagtccgagtggaggcccgtacctcgttcgctgggggtcggctagcgatccggagacgcactccaagagtaccggagggtttctctagtgggtgccaaggccgttcgctgggcctcggtggctcggtgcctccctatggtgggatcccattcggagacctccctgccggtctcggacacgatacagggcgcgctcatacaggcttgcccgtagtcgtccctgactcttttgccctggggcggctgtcgaaacccccgggggcccagccttcgaacccctggaccgtaacaggcttgggtcgcttgtctttatctcgggtgcaggaagagcccccgagcctccgcacggagcgagagggcggtcaggggtcctcccgtcctttttgcccgtcccccgcccgtccttttcgctcggacggggggggggctatttgccgagcccactcgtgtgcgagcctgagctgctgggtctcggcaaagttgcaggagggcccccgagtctctcgcgcaaagcgagagagcggtcagaggtcccctggcttttggttcgcccctcgcgtgtgagggtctgactgccgagcccccctcgggtgcgagcctaggtcgcggggtctcggcgtctttttgcagaaggagctccctagcctctgcatggagcaagagggccgtcaggagttcttccggctttttgaacgaccctcgcgcttccttttcgctcggaaggagggtttgtattgccgagccccctcgtgtgcgagcccaagtcgctgggattcggcaatgtgtcgcaggaagagtcccttagcctctgcacggggcaagagggccgtcagggattctcctgactttttgttcgaccctcgcgcttccttttcgctcggaaggagggtttgtattgccgagtcccctcgtgtgcgagcccaagtcgctgggactcggcaacgtttcgcaggaagagtcccttagcctctgcgcggagcgagagggccgtcagggattctcctgactttttgttcgaccctcgcgcttccttttcgctcggaaggaggggtggaagatgccacgctacccttggtgggcgcgagcgacggcatttccggtgagctgttatcgggtaagtccgagtggaggcccgtaccccgttcgctgggggtcggctagcggtccggagacgcgctccaagagtaccggagggtttctctagtgggtgccgaggccgttcgctgggccttggtggctcggtgcctccctacggtgggatcccattcggagacttccctgccggtctcggacacgacacagggcatcccaagcgtctcgcttgcttgggcctcggcctcgcataggctcgcccgtagtcgcccctgactctgttgtcctggggcggctgtcgaaacccctgagggcccagccttcgaacccctggaccgtaacgggctcggtgcccggttcctttgcctgaaaggaatagggtgggggttacctctctccctgcggttagcaacggcaggcgcgccttttgaggcagctttttcggggaggtgaaacggcgcctgctgctgctgcggttgggcgcgacgtggcgtcagtcgacgggacgtagctgcacgcgcaattaatgaggagggagtgggcggtaagaccggatctggataaccgcgctggattttctgggggaaacttccccgatttcgtcgcccggcggtttcgattcgtccctgcataaatacgcaaacagcctcgccctctccctccttaccttttccgcgttcgcttttgctgcctccgtgccgtcgctgagagcatagagcgccggggaagagaagtgcgagggcgagagatcgaaagagagagggagagagattaccgctgtagcagcgtcctccgccgcgcaatggctggtggtcccgtcatcctcccggcggatccctgggagcggtccgacgtcaccgaggagaagctgcagtcgctcgtggaggccggtcttcttcgcccgatcaccgaccccgacgagccggagtggattgctccgggggacgagtcggagccgaggctgcgcgacggttacgtggtgagcttcgtcgtcttccacgagcgaggcttcgggtcgccggcggatagcttcatgcgggcactcccgcactattatggcgtggagctgcacaatttcagccccaactccatcgcgcaggcggccatcttcgtcgccgtctgtgaggggtatctggggatcgctccccactaggagttgtggctccatttgttccgagcgacgttcacctccaagccggggggaacgaggggggctcggaaggcgcagagggccggcggctgcaccctccacgtgcgccaagaccggcagtccctctacatcccggcccagctgtcaacgtccaatcgtcgttggtatgacggctggttctacctccgcaacgacggcggaggacttcccccttataccgggcgggttgtagagagtcaaccggagaaatgggggtacggcgtcatcaaggtcgaccagcctaggctggaaccgctcttgagggccttggggaagctgcgtgactgcggcctttcggcggccgtggtcgtggcggcctttcaccgccggagggtgttgccgctaatggcccggcggcggcggctgttcgagatgacgccgagcgacccggtcgccggtatcaagatgtccgccttcgcccttaccgacgacgagaccctgcgtcgggtgagggaggtggtagacgggaagccgaggctcgatgacttgacgccgttcccgatgcgcccgtcgcgggggtatgtctcgctggtaagttggatgttgtcgaggctttcgcgtccttcttgtttttcgcctttttggtctgttgtcttacttcgtcgttctcacaggggataagagacgtgcgaggctccccgccgcccgttcctgaggacgcccggcggcgatcagTGAACAGGGCgtgtgccgaggaggagaagaagaagaaagatgcccaggaggcgaagcgcacgaagaagatcctcgcgcgcgaaaagctggacgcccgtcgccggcgccagaggctcgacggtctccctttggagccgtctccctcgtcgtcggtgtcggattcttcgagcgacggcggcgggcgcgaggtggggacggcctgcctggaacacctccccgacatcagggagatggttcccggggcgccggcaaggagcctgacgcccctaggaggaggaggaggtgtcccggggccagtggtggcccgtcccggcgccgaggccggcacacccgaggcgcgggtgtcggaggagcgtgtcgtcggcccgatgggttcgacggtggaggttgagcgggtgacggtgggggcgaccccattatccccgcgaagggtcgaggaggcgCCGGGGTCCGACGGGGACTAGCTGGCGCTGgtggacgccgaggccgcgctgctgccaccaccgccgccgttgcagaggaggcggacggtgtcgaagcggttgcgtccccgttcgcggtaagcgtctttcctggcggagtccgcttcttgtttgccccttggttgcatgctgaccttgggagtgtcttttcttgcagccagacgcttctggtgggagaccctcccttggcgccccgtaaggcgctcaaggtgaacgttggctcttccgcccatcaggcagcggaggcgcaggcaggcgtgcgacgcggcgcggcgtcgggtgaggccgtttcggaggaggcggctgcccaggaacagggggccgaggcggccgcggagcgagtggaggaggaggctgcccaggaacagggggccgaggcggccgcgaaggaggctggggcgtctgccattgccgaggccactgagggcgaggccggagcccccaagacctccgacgtcagggcggtggacgccgaggccatcaaggtagagatggcggaggccagagccctcgggtccgttgagaccgaggcgatggaggtggagacggggcaaattttggcgccgcccctggttcagacaatctcgtctaatgattcctcccgagggaaggaggcggcggacgtcgaggcggccagtaccgcggagcaaccagtcccagatcccgccgagggagttcggctcttgtccggctacggcccgagcctcgcgggtggaacttcccgcgtgttttctggcggaaccgggctgaccccgagggggagcccgtgttcgcTTTTGAAGATACTGCAGAGGGGGGGCATTGggacaccctcgagcagtaccgccaattggcagtgcggtcgctgcagacagcgatgactattatgggtcaggatttgcccggtgtcacgcgggtaagtactttcccctctcgtgccgcgttgttttctctccgagcccgctcgcagtgtttgacgtgtgttttttgttttgccttcttaggagctcgagacccgatcccttgggaaatcggtgttcctgcgaaatgagagggatatctgggaccagctccggcgccagaagggcttgcttgccgatgcccagggactattgtcggcgcggagtgcagaagtggagg
Above is a genomic segment from Miscanthus floridulus cultivar M001 chromosome 3, ASM1932011v1, whole genome shotgun sequence containing:
- the LOC136541431 gene encoding uncharacterized protein isoform X1; this translates as MQRHTGRDMWDVEECQSPRMGSVILGVDGGASNTVCVCIPAAMPFNDPLPVLSRTLAGCSNHNSVGEDRARETLERVMSQALLKARRRRSNVCAVCLAVAGVNHPIDQQRMLDWLRQTLFFRDIFPSHVKLFVENDAVAALASGTMGKLHGCVLIAGTGTIAYGFTSDGREARAAGAGPVLGDWGSGYGISAQALTAVVRAYDGRGPETVLTNNMLDFLGLASPDELIGWTYEDQSWARIADLLPVVVESAESGDEVANKILHNSVGELASSVKAVVQRLDLGGEDGKHPFPLVMVGKVLEANKRWDIGKEVIDCVTKNYPGAYPIHPKVEPAVGAALLAWNAIASELDGDIRTVQ
- the LOC136541431 gene encoding uncharacterized protein isoform X2, with the protein product MQRHTGRDMWDVEECQSPRMGSVILGVDGGASNTVCVCIPAAMPFNDPLPVLSRTLAGCSNHNSVGEDRARETLERVMSQALLKARRRRSNVCAVCLAVAGVNHPIDQQRMLDWLRDIFPSHVKLFVENDAVAALASGTMGKLHGCVLIAGTGTIAYGFTSDGREARAAGAGPVLGDWGSGYGISAQALTAVVRAYDGRGPETVLTNNMLDFLGLASPDELIGWTYEDQSWARIADLLPVVVESAESGDEVANKILHNSVGELASSVKAVVQRLDLGGEDGKHPFPLVMVGKVLEANKRWDIGKEVIDCVTKNYPGAYPIHPKVEPAVGAALLAWNAIASELDGDIRTVQ